The genomic interval CCAGCCACTGCACACCGGAGTCCTTCATGGGGACGTTCGGGTCGAGGCCCCGGGTGACAGCGCGGGTGACTAGAGCCGTGCGTTTTTCCTGAAGCAGTTCGATCAGTCGCTCCTTTTTCGCCAAGAGCGCATCGATCTTCGCCGTCTCACCGTCGAGGAAGTCGGCGATGACGCGTTGTTCGTACAGCGGTGGTACGGCGAGCTCAGTTGATTGCAGGTCTTCGCTCCCGAGTTCCTTGAACGTGCTACCTCGACCTGCCGCCTCGAGCACAGGTCTTGCCGCATGGAGTTGGAAGTAGAAGTACCTCTCGTCACCTAGGCGTCGAAATACGAGCGATCGGCAACCTTGATTCGTGCAGACCGCAGTGCCGGCAATCCCAAGATGACCGATCGGGGCGCGAGTAGATAGAACAAGGCTTCCGGCACGCACCATCTGTGTGCCGCAACTCTCGTATCCCTTGCGTGTGAGGTGCCGTGAGGGCTCGTTGATCACGCGGTCGTTCATCTTGCCGAGGTCGTCCGGAGTGACCCAGGGGATGTCACCATCCCAGTTCTCAGCCGCACCGCTCTTGGGGGTAGACCCGTTCACAACGCGAAACTGGCGTTTCACCGCCTTGGACTCCCAGTGCTCCGGGATCTCGCCCAGCCACTCGACACCGGACTCCGTGTATTTGGGGTACGGCCGGAAGCCACGATGTCGCACCTCCGGAACCGAATCGGTCGCGTCAGTCACCGCCCTCACCTACGGCTCGAACCTGTTCTGTCGGCAGCCACGGCCCGCCAGCGGGCCACGCGTGCGTGAACGGACGCTTCTCGATCAGGCTGTCGCAGACCGGGCCGAGGAAGCGCCGCAGATCGTCGCCTGCATCCTCAAGGCGGTCTGGCCCATCGATGTCGCTCGCGATCTGCCGTCTCAGTTCGCGCCAGCGTTGCCCGCGGGCGGGTGACTCGTGCTCGTCGTAGTAGGCGGGGAGCAGAGCCGTCGGCCGGCCGCCCGCGAGCGACGTCCCGCGGTGACGGAACGCCTCTTCGATGGCGGTGCGCAAGGTGTCGCCGTCGAACGCGAAGCGGCGTGCGAGGCAGGCCACGTCCCAGAGATCCTTCACGCGCGAGTTCGCGTCGCCCAGGCTAGCCATCGCGTGGAACTTTTCGGCGACCATCGTCTCGCGCGGGTATGTCCAGAGGCGGGGGGCAGGCAGATCGAGGAGCGTGGGGTAGTCATCCTCCCTACGCCCGAGTGTGAGGACGTCGCCGAAGCCGATGTCGATCGGAACCGTGAGTCGGACCCGGCCGAGGCTGCCCCGGATGTGGACCCGAAGGCCGCCGTTCGGCTGATCGATACGGATGCTTGTGATCGCGATCGTCGCAGGGTCGAAGACGACGCCGTCCTGTAGGCAGGAAACGCCGCAGATATCGCGCAGGCCGGCGCGAATGGCGGCCTCGTCGCGGTCGCCGCAGGCCAGGAAGTCGATGTCGCGGGTCGGCCGCAGCTCGTGTCCGGTCCACATGCGGAGGAGCGCCGCGCCCTTCAGGGTGTATCGGTCCACCTCGTCCGAGGCGGAGAGGCGGTAGAGGAAGCGCTCGACGGCGAAGCGCTGGAGCACGGCTTCGAAGCGGAGTTGCTGCTCGCGGGCGAGGTTCAGCAGGTGCTGGCGAACGGACGCGGGTACGTCCCGGATGGCCTTCTTGGGAGTCATGCCACCAGCGCTTCGAGCGCCGGGCCGACGAGCGACTTCGCGCGGCACACTTCGGCCGCCCGCCAGATCTGGTCGACGCTCGCCTTGCGGTCGAACAGGGCGTCGCGCAGCGCCTCGATCGCGACGTCCTTGCCGACCAGCCGACGGAAGCGGAAGCAGTCCACGACGGTGCGGGCCGGGCTGGTGATGCGGACGGGCACCCCCTCAAAGGTCGTGTTCACGACGCCGTAGTGCAGCGCGGCGCCGGAGAAGCGCACCACCCGGACCGGAAGTCCGGGCAGGCGGGGCACGCGGGCCTTGTGGGGGATGGCGATCCACTCCTGCCACGCAATCTGCGTGGTGAGCTCGTGGACGCTCAGAGCGGAGAGCAGGCAGACGATGGCGTCCGGGACCCGGGCGCAGACAGCGGCCAGGGTGTAGTGTTCGGTCACCTCGGCATCCGCGACGCGGTAGAGGCCGCGCGCTACGCGCTCGACGGATCCATCGTCTACCAGTCGCCGCAGCGTACGGGAGTCGACGCCCATTGCGGCCGCATCGCGCTGGCGGAAGAACGTCTTCCTGCCGAGGTTCTCCAGGCCGACGGCGCCAGGCCCGGAATCATGTCTTGAAATGTCGGCAGATACAGACAGTTGCCTGCTGTTCGGATCGGTCACCTTGCAATCATAGCTCGGGCGTCCGGATGAATCAAATTGTCGGCATGTGTTTGCAACTGCCGACATTAAACTGCATCAGCCCGTCATCTCCCGGAGCATGGCCACGATGTCTTCCTCTACCTTCTTGATGTCGGCCTCGATCTCCTCCAGCGGCCGGGGCGGGCGGTACTCGTAGAAGTACCGGTTGAAGTTGATCTCGTAGCCGACGAGCCCGACCTCGCCGTCCTGCGGATCCCGGCGCGTCGTGTCGATCCAGGCGTCGGGAACGTGGGGCCTTACCTCGCGTTCGAAGAACGACTCGACAGACTCCCGGAGAGGTACGTTCTCCGTGTCGCGCAGTTCCGGATCGGGTTCGGGGCGGCCCTCCCGATCGCGGCAGATTTCCGCCTTGGCGTTACGCTCCGACAGTGCGGAAAGAATCGCCTTCCGGATGGGGGCGGCGAGCTTGAGTTCAGCGTCTCGGGCGGCGCGGGAGAGCTCCTCGTTGAAGTCCGCCCGATCCAGAAACAGCTTGTCCGGCAGGCTCCGGAGCAGGGCCCGGATGGCGTCTTGCTGCTGCCGGCCATCTTGTTCGTCGCGAGCCTTGGCGTCGCCCTTCTTGCGCGAGACAGCCAGGTTGGCGAAGGCGCTTTGGTCGTCCACCCGTGCGATCCGCTCGGAGTTGGCCTGGAAATCGAGTCGTAACGGTCTCTCGACCGTGATCTTGCGGAACCCGAAGTGCGTAGTGGGGTAGACGCGGCTGACGACGGTCCCTCGCTCTTCGTCGTCCTGATCCACGTTGCGCGTGGCGCCGTCCTCGAAGTCGGCCAGCAGACGCAGAATGTCCTCCTTCCGCTCGAACGGTACCTCGCGGCGCTTGGCGCCCAGACTCTTGCGCAGCAGGATCCAGAACGAGGTAGCGTCGATGAGCTGGACCATGCCGCGCCGTTCCGGCCGCTTGCGGTTCGTCAGCACCCAGACGTAGGTGGCGATGCCCGTGTTGTAGAAGAGCTGTTCGGGTAAGGCTATCAGCGCTTCGAGGAGGTCGTTCTCCAGGACCCAGCGCCGGATCTCGCTCTCGCCGCTGCCGGCGTCGCCGGTGAATAGCGGCGATCCGTTCATGATGATCGCCACGCGTGAGCCACCCTGGGACGGCTCGTTGACGTGCGCCAGCATGTGCTGCAGGAACAGGAGTTGGCCGTCGCTGATCCGCGGCAGCCCCGGCCCGAAACGGCCGCTCCCACCCCGGTCGTGCTCGTTCCGCACGGCGTCTTGGTCGCGCTTCCAGTCCTTGCCGTAGGGCGGATTGGCGATCATGTAGTCAAAGCCGCGTCCGCCGTGCCGGTCGTTGGAGAGCGTGCTGCCGAACAGGATGTTCTCGGCGTCACGGCCGTCCGCGGACTTCATGAAGAGGTCGGACTTGCAGATGGCGAAGGTCTCCGGGTTGACCTCCTGCCCGAACAGGTGGATGTCGGCGTCCGGGTTCACCGCCTCGCCGCGACGTTCGCCGTCGCGCGTCTCGCCGTCCGTGATGTGTTCCTTGGCGATGGTGAGCATCCCGCCCGAGCCGCAGCACGGGTCGTAGACGCTGAGCACGACCCCCTTGGTCCGCAGCCGGTCCTCGTCGCCTGCCAGCAGCAGGTCGACCATCAGGTGGACGACGTCGCGGGGCGTGAAGTGCTCGCCGGGGTTTTCGTTCAGCGCCTCGTTGAACTTGCGAATGAGCTCTTCGAAGATGGTGCCCATCGCGGCGTTGTCGACCGCATCGGGGTGGAGGTTCACCTTCGGGTCGCCGAAGCGCTGGACGACCTGGAACAGGAGGCCAGCCTCGTCGAGTTTTGAGATCGTGTTGTCGAAATCGAACTTCTCGAGCACCTCCCGCATGTTGGGACTGAAACCGGCTTTGTAGTTGCGCAGGTTCTGGGCGATGTGGGGAGCATCGGCCAGCAGCTTCTCGAAGTCGTAGCGCGACGTGTTGTAAAAGGCGAATCCGGAGGCGCCCTGGAGCAGTTGATCCGGGTTGTCGATCTTGCCCGCGTACTTGGCCTGGACATCGAGGACTCGCCGCTTGGTGGGAGCCAGCACGCAGTCGAGCCGGCGCAGCACCGTGAGCGGCAGGATCACGTCCTGGTACTTGCCCCGCTTGAAGGTGTCGCGGATCAGGTCCGCCACGCCCCAGATGAAGCTGACGATCTGGCTGTGGTTCATGGGTTGGTCTTGAGTTTATAGGCGCATAGTGTCGCCCTCGTTGGCAACATGTCGAACATCGGTCCTTGCGTTCGGTTGTCTCCCAGCGCGTCACGCGCCGTCATCAGCGAACAGCTTCAGCGCCTGCCGCTGTGCATCGGTTAGCGTCAGTAACGCTTCGGGCGCTGCCTCCGGATAGATCCTCGCCGCCTCCCACTCGTGTTGCCGCACGTAGGCGGCGACGCCAAGTTTGCGCTTCTGAACCCGGAAGCGCTCATGAAGCGCTCGCGCCTCGAACAGGAACACCTCCGTGATCAGCCACGGCAGCGTTTGGCCCCGCGAAGTCGTCGCTGCCGCCTTCGGCCCGGTCATTACCAGGTAGCAGTGCGGGATGCCATCGGGATTGATGTCGAGTATCCCCTCGCGCTTGCCATACCACTTCGCATTCACCGTCTTTCCGGCCAACCGACCGTCGGTAAATCGGCCGTCGAAGCCCTTCTGAGTCGCGGATTCCTCCAGCTTCACCGCAAAGATCTGCTGCGCGATCCACTCCCCGACATGACCCCTGAGAGCTGGACGGCCGATCAGCTCCGCAATCCTCTCGTCGATGGTGTTGCGGTTCGCCAAGAGGGAGGCCAGTTGCTGCAGTTCGCCGGGCGCTGCGGAGTCAGCAGAATCGTCGCCAACGTTGTCAGCCGCTCTCCGCAACCGGGGCACCTCTTCGAGCTACGCGACGCGCTTGAACAGCTTCCGGTCGAGATCGGCCCTGGACTCCAAAGACGAGATCATCTCGCCGCCGACGTCGGACAACCGCGCCAGATCGAGTCGCGGGATTTCCGATTGATCCTCGAAAACAAGAATGGACTCGAACTCCAGGTCCTGCCGATGGAAGTGCGAGAGCATGACCGTTGTCAGGCGCGCCTTGTCCCGGTTCGGCACCCCGTACAGGAACAAGGGAGTGTTGAACTTGCCCTCGATCCTGTAGTCGACGCGGTACGCCTCGGGGTTCGGAAGTTCATCCGGCAGGTAGTCCGCCTGCATCTTGTCCTCGTCGATCAGGCTCTTCAGTATCTCGGCGAGGTCGTCGTAGAACGTCGACTTGACCCGGGATCGGGACAGGAAGGTCAGGTCGTACACACGCGTCAGCGCCTGGCCGAAGCGGAATACCGCCTCCGGGAGTTTCTCGATGGGTGTGTCAAGGCGGAAGGTGCCCCCCTCTCGTTCCACTCCCATTTCGGCCACGATCCGTTCGAGCAACTGTCCTCTTGTGCCATCCAGAAACGCGTCGACATCGTGGTCGTAGCTGATGTGCATAAGCGTGTGACCGCGATCCGACAGACGCACGCCACCCACGCCGGCGTCGGACACGTGGATCGGAAACCTGTCTCCGTCGGGGAACTCGAAGTGCGTTCGCAACATCAGTGCGCCGTCGGGGCGCGTCGTTAGTTGCACGTCCGTGCACAGTCTCTCGCAGAGGCGTTTCTGCAGAGCGTCGACATCAAGATCCATACGGCAACCGTTGTTCGTCGCCTCGGCTCGTACCGAGCGTCCTTCGTGAAGCCCCGGTGCTCACGTAGAGCATCGATCGTCCGGACGCCTACCGCCAAGAAAGGACCGATCTCTTCGGCTCCCATGGTAGAGCCTCGCGGACGCTTGCCCTCGACGAGTATCCTTGGCAGCCATGCGAAACCCTATCAGGTGCGGCGGATCCTGATGAAGTACGAACTGGCCGGGTAAGAGTGATGTACAAGTACGAGATCATCCTCTACTGGAGCAACGAAGACGACGCGTTCGTCGCCGAAGTGCCGGAGCTCCCCGGCTGTATGGCGCACGGGCGCACGCAGGAGACGGCGCTCCGGGAAATCCAAGAGGCGATACGTCTTTGGATCGAGACAGCCCGCGAGGGTGGTGATCCGGTGCCGGAACCGAAGGGCGAACGGTTGATGCTCGCCTGAAGAGCTACTCAGGGACGCGGTTCGACCGCGTTCCGTGCGGCTTCTTGTGCCACGCGGACACCCACGCGGTGCCCAGCCGCGCCCAGGCGCTGGTGGCATGCGCGGCCCAGAGGGTCGGCTGCAGGGTCCAGTGGGCGACGTGGGCAGATCCGGTCTTCGGCTTGACGTAGGCGACAGCGGCCTTCGGCGGCAACAGCACGGATTCGCCGGTGAGGACCTCTTTGCCGTCCTGGTTGGTGCACGCGATGTTCAGCCGTAACCGGTTGCGCTCCGGCAGCCGTTCGACGACCTCCGCCCGCGCGGTGATGCGGTCGCCGAAGTAGACGGGACGGGTGAACTGGATCTGCAGGTTGACGTAGATGCAGCCGGGTCCGGGAAGCTGCGTGCCCAGGACGGCGGAGACGAGGCTGGCCGTCCACATACCGGGCACGATGGGTTCCTTGAAGTGGGTTGAGGCGGCGTAGGCGCGGTCGTGGTGGATGGGGTTGCGGTCGCCGACGGAGTCGATGAATCCGGCGACGTCACCGGGGCTGGCGACCCGCGTCAGTTCCGCGGAGTCGCCGACGGCGATTTCCTCTATCGGGAGTCCTCGCATCCGCGCCATCCATCCGTCACCGGCCACCCAAAGAGGGGGGCGACGGGCGGCGAATTATACACGGAGGGCGGCTACGCGGGCTTCTTTGGTGTCTTGGCGCCGCCGGCGGGTTTCCGGCGGGTCGGCCGGCGGCGTGGCGCTGAGCCGGCCGCTTTGGGTGGCGCTGGGCCAGCCGCTTTGGGCGCCGCCGCGGGAGGGGTCGTGGCCGCAGGGGCCGCTGCCGCGGGCGGGCGAGCCGCGAGGGCGTCGAGCTTGTCGGCCAGCGACTCGATGCGATCTTCGAGATCCATCATCTGCCGCGAGAGGCCGACCACTTGGTCGCGGGACGGGAGTCCGAGCGAGTCGATCACGGTCTTGGTCGTGCTCTCCGTCGCCTGCCTGGCCTTGGCCTGGACGTTGAGGAACTGGTCGAGGGTCTTGCCGAGGGCTTGGGCGAACTCCTCGGTCTGCATCACCTGCTCGAGGGCGCGGCTCCACGCCGCGAGCCATTCGTCGAGGAAGCGCTTCCACTGGGCGAGTACGTCGGGATCGATCGGTCCGGTCCCCGGGAACGGAGACGCGCCCGGCATGCCGAAGCTCGAGAACTGACGCCAGAACTGGGTGGGATCCGGTGGGTTGGGGACCTGGCCCTGGCTCGTCATCTGCTGGGCCGCCTTGACCCAGGCCTCGGTGCCGGCCTCCACCTGCTTCCGCCACATCGCGAACAGATCGTCGGGCGACGAAGTGGGTTCTGCCATCGGTTCAAATCCTCCCGGAGTGACGGGCGCTACTGCGCTACGGCGGACTCGTGCGAGCGCGCCGCGAGCCAACTCGCCACGTGCGGCCAGCAGTCGCGGGACGCGCTCCGCCCGGCGATGAGCGAGATATGGCCGCCGGGAAGCTCCTTGTACTCCTTGTCCCGGCTGCCGACCAGGTCGACGAGCGCCCTGACGCCCGCTGGCGGGGCGATGTTGTCTTCGCTGGCGCCGACGACGAGCAGGGGACAGGTGATGCTGCCGACGTCGACGGGCCGTCCGTTGAGCCGCAGCGTGCCCTGGGCCAGGCGGTTCTCCTGGTAGAAGTCGGTGACCCACTGGCGGAAGAACTCGCCCGGGAACGGGACGTACTCCGAGCTCCACTTCCGGAGCGCCTTGTAGCCGGCGAGATAGCGGTCGTTCCAGGCGTTCCACCACAGGTTCAGGCCGGTGCTCATGTCCATCGTGGGGCGGAGCAGCTTGAAGCCGAGCTGCACCATCTCCGCCGGCATCTGCCCGAGGGTGTCGACCAGCTTGTGGACGTTGAAGTACCGGGGGGCGAGCCAGCGGCCGAAGAGGCCGGCGTGGGTGAAGTCGATGGGTCCGGCAAGGTTGACGAGGTTCTTCACCGGGAAGGCGGGGTGGGAGCCCAGAAAACTGACCGCGAGGGGGGCGCCCATGCAGTAGCCGATGACGGAACAGGAGTCGGCCTCCGCGTGGGCCAGCAGCTTCTGGCCCATGCGGGGCAGGATGCGGGTGGAGCAGTCGGCGACCGTCAGATGGTCGTCCTCGGGACCGAAGACGCCCCAGTCGAGCAGGTAGAAGGGAAATCCCTGGCCCACCATGTACTCGATGAAGCTGGCCCCCGGCATCAGGTCGAAGACGGTGGGACGGCTGATGCCGAGGTTGGGGACGAACAGCACCGGCGTGTCGTAACGGACGGGGCCGTCGTAGCGGTACAGGCGCGCCTTGTGCTTGCGGTAGACCTCCTCGCGGGGGCTCTGCGCCAGGACGGGCTCGTTCGATTCGGCCACGAGTTCGCCGACGTTGCGGACCCGTTGAACGGTGCGCTCCATCTCCGCCTGCCAGGCGGACCGGGCGCTCGCGTCACCCGCGGTGGATGGTTCCGACATGCCGGTCAGCTCCTCGGAAGGTGAATGATGGCCGAAGCGGCGGGCGGAAGGCGAGCGCCGCGGCTACGCGGCGGCCTTGCCGGTCGACTTCGCCTTCGCGGTGGTCGTGGTCGCGGTCGGTGCGGCGGCGGCGGCATTCTCGGTCCACATCTGCGCCCACGCCAACTGGGCCGCGCCGATCTTCTCCACCGACTCCTGCCACGTCGCGAACAGCTTCTGGTTCTCGTCGTCGATGGTGCCGAGCATCTTCACCGGCACCGCCTTGCGGACCATGCCGAAGTAGCTTTCCCACAACTCGGCCTGGGCCTCGGTCCAGCGGGCGCTGAGGGTCTGGGTCTGCGTGGCCCAGTCCGCCAGGTCCGAGGGGATGCCGGGGACGGCCGACGCGCTGTCGCCGAAGCTCTTCATCGCCGCGTTCTGCGACTCGATGCCGTTCTTGACGGTGGCTTCCCAGGTGTCCACGGCCTTCCGCCAAGTCTCGGCCAACTGCGCCTGGCTGGCCTGCTGGCCGGCGGCCTCGGCCCAGATGCCCCAGATCTTCTTCTGCGTGTCGGTCAACGCCTGCAACGTGTCGTCGGTTTGCTTGGTCCAGTTGATCATCGGTCTCCCTCAAGTAGAGCGTGCGGTGTGCGCCTCGGAAGGCGTGCGGATTCGCCGCGTTGACGGCCGCGAGAGCGGCTATTTCTTCGAACTGTGCGGATGGTAACAAGAAGTGTTTACTTTTGCAAGCGCTCTCGGGACCGTGGTCGCAAACGGCGCGCTGACCCCGGGTTCAGTCGGCGTCGTTCAACTTGCGGAACGACTCGTACATCTCGACGAGCACTTCGCGCTGGCGGGCCGACAGGTAGGGATCGTGGCGTATCGCCTCGATGACGTCGCCCGCCTCGCCTTCGGTCGGATCGATGATGCCGGCCTGGGCGTAGAGCGTCTCGGCGGACATCTCCAGGCCGTCGGCGAGCGCCTTGAGGACGAAGCTGCTGGGGTTCCGATAACCGCGCTCGATCTGGCTGAGATAGGCGTTCGAGATGCCGCAGGCGTCGGCGAGTTGGCGGACGGACAGATGCCCCAGCTCGCGCTGGCGGCGGATGAACTCGCCGAGGCCGGTGTCGGGGCCGGGTCGCTTGACGGTCATGCGTCTGTGGTCTGGCGCTCCGCCTACATCTCCAGGCCGCCGTTGACGGCCACGACGGTGCCGGTAATGTACCCCGCCTCGTCTTCGAGCAGGAACCGCACGCAACGGGCCACTTCGTCAGCCTGCCCCAGGCGGCCCACCGGGATGCGGCCGATAATCGTGTCGAGGACCGGCGCGGGGATCGAGGCGACCATCTCGGTTTCGATGAACCCGGGGGCGACGCAGTTGACGGTGATCCCCTTGCGGGCCACCTCCAGCGCGAGGCTCTTGGTGAAGCCGAACTGGCCGGACTTCGACGCGGCGTAGTTCGCCTGCCCGATATTGCCGCTCTGGCCGATGACGGAGCTGATGTTGACGATGCGGCCGAACTGGCGCTCGACCATGTGGTCGAGCACCGCCTTGGTCATGTAGAACGCGCCGGACAGGTTCACGCGGAGCACGGCGTGCCAGTTCTCGACGGTCATCCGGCGCACCGTCTTGTCGACGTTGATGCCCGCGTTGTTGACCAGGAAGTCGATACGCCCGTGCTCGTCGAGCACTTCCTGGACCACCCGCTGGCACGCCTCGGGCTCGGCGACGTTGCCCTGGTGCAGCGAGATGGAGCGGCCTTCCGCGCGCAGGCCGGCCGCGAGTTCTTCCGCCGCGTCCGACCCCCGGTTGTAGCCGGCCGCCACGTGGGCGCCGGACTCGGCCAGTGATTTCGTGATGGCGGCGCCGATCCCGCGGCATCCTCCGGTGACGACGGCGACCTTTCCTGCAAACATTGGTTTTCCTCTCCGGCCGGCCCCGGTCAACTTGCCAGGGCCGCGCCGACTTCGGTGGACGTGGAGATGTGGGGTAGCGCCGGCGACAGGGTGCGGTCCGACTCCGGCGGCGCGGTTTGTTCCTCGGCGACGACGGCCGGATCGATGCGCAGCACGGCGTAACCGGCCACCGCACCGGCCCCGAAACCGGGCGTGAACACGCGGGTCGGGGCCGAGATGACGCCGTCGCGCACCGCATCGTGGATCGCCAGCGGAATGCTGGCCGCCGACGTGTTGCCGACCCGGGCGATGTTGAAGTACATCCGGTCGCGGCCGATGCCCGCCTGCTCGGCCAGGTCGATCACCATCCGCTTGTTGGCCTGGTGCGGGACGATCAGGTCGATGGCCTCGATGAGGGTTCCCGGCCGGCCGTCGGGATGGGGCAGGGCCTGCAGCTCCTCGATCATCTGGTCGAGGTAGCGGCTCACCAGCGCCCTGACCTCCGGGCCGTAGACGGTGATGTCGCAGCCGAACTCGGTGTTGGGCCAGATGATGGAGTTCACCTGGCTGACGGGGCCGCTGGCGTAGGTCTGCAGCACGTCCACATCGCCGGGCGCGCCCGCTTCGGCCGGGGCGACGACCAGTCCGGCCGCCGCGTCGCCGAAGATCATGCGCGACGTGCGCACGCTGCCCACCTTGTCGGAGAACTTCTCGGCGCAGACGAGCAGGATCGGACGCTCGACTTCCTGCATGATGCGAACGGCGTCCGCGAGGCCGTAGGGAAAGCCGGCGCAGGCCGCGACGAGGTCGACCGACGTGTGGGTCTGGAACATGCCGAGCTGCCCGGACAGCCAGGTGGCGGCCGAGGGCAGCAGGCGGGGGTTCGTGCAGGTGCAGAAGAGGACCGCCCCGATCTCCTCCGGGGAGCGGCCGGCCCGATCCAGCGCGCTCACCGCCGCGTCGAGGGCGAGGTTCTCGAGGCCGCCCTCGGTATAGCACCGGCTCTCGATGCCGGTCTTGGCGGCGATCTGCGCCGCGCTCATGGGCGACCAGCTCGAGGCCGAGTTGCGGACGATGTCGTCGTTGGTGCACAGGATCTCGCCGCGGCGCACGGCGAGGGCCTCGATGCGCGGCTGCACCGCGAACTGCGACCGGACCTGCACGGCGGGGAGCGGCGCGGCCGGCTGTCGCGGCGGGCGGGCCGGAGGCGGAGTGGGACGCCGCCGAGCGCCGTTCTTCACGCGTCGAATGAAGTCCAGCACGTCGGGCGTGCGGGGGTGGTAGATGACCACGACGTCATCGTCCTTCAGCCCGCCCACCGGGACCAGCCCGGTGTCGGAACGGTCCCACGGATACTGGTTGTGCAGGGTCATCGCCCAGCGCCGCAGGGCCTCGAGCTCCGGCACGCTCTCGTGGCAGTCGAGGATGTCGTCCAGGCTGAACCGGGGATAGTCCGGATCGAACGATCCGAGCCGGTACACGAGCTGGGAGCCGCCGGCGACCGCCTCGGCGACGGTCGGCTTGATGGCGGGAAGGTCGGTCGCATGGTGCCGCTTGTGGCGGAACACGTCGAAGAGCATGCGGTACAGCTCGTCCTCGACATCGGCCGACCACGTGGCGGGAAGGTGGGGGTAGCAGGACTCGACCGCCGCCACCTTGCGCGGGCCGTCCTCCCACGGGGTCAGCGCGGGGAGGAAGATGTCGTTGCGTCGCCGGGCCACGTCCCGCCAGCGGGTCGGCCGCTTCTCGTACATCGTGATCACGTAGCGGTTCATCCAGAACAGGTGCAGGCCCAGATCGCGCAGCAGCTCGTACCGATTGGCGTACCCGCCCGATTCCGCGCGCGCCGCGATGTCCGACCCGGTCGGCGCCTTGGCTTCGAAGTCGCGCCGAACGATGGCGGCGAGGTCGTCGATGGTGTCGATGGACGAGAAATCCGGCTCCGGAAA from Acidobacteriota bacterium carries:
- a CDS encoding ketoacyl-ACP synthase III; amino-acid sequence: MKPFVVNSHRRLVFPSNFFPEPDFSSIDTIDDLAAIVRRDFEAKAPTGSDIAARAESGGYANRYELLRDLGLHLFWMNRYVITMYEKRPTRWRDVARRRNDIFLPALTPWEDGPRKVAAVESCYPHLPATWSADVEDELYRMLFDVFRHKRHHATDLPAIKPTVAEAVAGGSQLVYRLGSFDPDYPRFSLDDILDCHESVPELEALRRWAMTLHNQYPWDRSDTGLVPVGGLKDDDVVVIYHPRTPDVLDFIRRVKNGARRRPTPPPARPPRQPAAPLPAVQVRSQFAVQPRIEALAVRRGEILCTNDDIVRNSASSWSPMSAAQIAAKTGIESRCYTEGGLENLALDAAVSALDRAGRSPEEIGAVLFCTCTNPRLLPSAATWLSGQLGMFQTHTSVDLVAACAGFPYGLADAVRIMQEVERPILLVCAEKFSDKVGSVRTSRMIFGDAAAGLVVAPAEAGAPGDVDVLQTYASGPVSQVNSIIWPNTEFGCDITVYGPEVRALVSRYLDQMIEELQALPHPDGRPGTLIEAIDLIVPHQANKRMVIDLAEQAGIGRDRMYFNIARVGNTSAASIPLAIHDAVRDGVISAPTRVFTPGFGAGAVAGYAVLRIDPAVVAEEQTAPPESDRTLSPALPHISTSTEVGAALAS